The Apibacter raozihei genome contains a region encoding:
- the leuS gene encoding leucine--tRNA ligase: protein MQYNFQDIEKKWQKKWAEQQTFATSDNTSQPKYYVLDMFPYPSGAGLHVGHPLGYIASDIYSRYKRHQGFNVLHPMGYDSFGLPAEQYAIQTGQHPAITTEVNINGGIDNKNNQIAGYNNQLKKLGFSFDWSREVRTSDKEYYRWTQWIFIQLFHSYYDQALHQARPIQELIDNFSENGSLKVNACTSQKEPFTAEEWNGYSEDQKQEILLNYRLAYRAETTVNWCPALGTVLANDEVINGVSERGGYPVYQKKMMQWSMRITAYAERLLTGLDTLQWSDAIKESQRNWIGKSQGAEILFSVQNSDEQIKVFTTRPDTLYGCTFMVLAPEHPLVNQLTTGEYVEAVNQYKEDSTKRSERERMADAKTVSGQFTGAYAVHPLTKENIPVYIADYVLMGYGTGAIMAVPAHDERDHRFAKHFGISIKEVIEGSENIQEEAFTSKEGKVINSDAINGLSVKEAQIKMIGMVEQMGIGHGTINYRLRDAVFSRQRYWGEPIPVYYKNSTPYTLPESALPLVLPEVEKYLPTEDGDPPLGRAQVWAWDAENEKVVSIDNINHTTVFPLDLNTMPGWAGSSWYYLRYTDPNNASRLADDSQIEYWENVDLYIGGSEHATGHLLYSRFWNKFLKDYGYVKSEEPFQKLINQGMILGQSAYVYRINGTQNYISCNLLEETQEVTPIHIDVKLLKGATDEVDIEKLREWRDEFKDAQFILESGKYIAGRQIDKMSKRWYNVINPDDVCEEYGADTLRMYEMFLGPLEQAKPWNTQGLVGVHGFLKKFWRLYHSGENEAFSASDSEPSKEELRVLHQLIKKVAEDIESFSFNTSVSSFMIATNELSKLKTDTRKILEPLAVLISPYAPHIAEELWEKLGHSESIEYVSFPEFVASHLVSDSFEYPVSFNGKVRFKIEMPATASSQEIETAVMNHEKTAGYLDGKNPKKIIVVPKRIVNIVL, encoded by the coding sequence ATGCAGTATAACTTTCAAGACATCGAAAAAAAATGGCAGAAAAAATGGGCGGAGCAACAAACGTTTGCCACGTCAGATAATACTTCACAACCGAAATATTATGTACTGGACATGTTCCCTTATCCATCGGGAGCCGGACTGCATGTGGGACATCCTCTGGGCTATATTGCCTCAGATATATACTCAAGATACAAACGCCACCAGGGATTTAATGTCCTTCACCCTATGGGATACGATAGTTTCGGCTTACCTGCCGAGCAGTATGCCATTCAAACCGGCCAGCATCCGGCAATAACAACCGAAGTAAACATTAATGGTGGAATCGATAATAAAAACAACCAGATTGCCGGTTACAATAACCAGCTTAAAAAACTGGGTTTTTCTTTTGACTGGAGCCGTGAGGTAAGAACTTCGGATAAAGAATATTACCGTTGGACCCAATGGATTTTCATTCAGCTTTTTCATTCGTATTACGACCAGGCACTTCATCAGGCACGCCCCATACAAGAACTGATTGATAATTTCTCTGAAAACGGTTCTCTGAAAGTTAATGCCTGTACCAGCCAGAAAGAACCTTTTACGGCAGAAGAATGGAACGGATATTCAGAAGATCAGAAACAGGAAATACTTTTAAACTACCGTCTGGCTTACCGTGCGGAAACTACTGTAAACTGGTGTCCTGCACTGGGAACCGTTCTGGCCAATGATGAAGTGATAAATGGAGTGTCCGAACGTGGCGGATATCCGGTATATCAGAAAAAAATGATGCAATGGTCTATGCGGATTACGGCTTATGCGGAACGTCTGCTAACCGGTCTGGACACCCTTCAATGGAGCGATGCGATAAAAGAAAGCCAGAGAAACTGGATTGGTAAGTCCCAGGGAGCTGAAATACTTTTTTCGGTACAAAACTCGGACGAGCAGATCAAAGTTTTCACTACCCGCCCCGATACCCTGTACGGCTGTACGTTTATGGTACTGGCTCCCGAACATCCTTTGGTGAACCAGCTTACCACCGGGGAATATGTTGAGGCAGTCAACCAATATAAAGAAGACAGCACCAAACGTTCGGAAAGAGAACGTATGGCGGATGCCAAAACGGTTTCCGGACAATTTACGGGTGCCTATGCCGTGCATCCGCTAACTAAAGAAAATATACCGGTATATATTGCAGATTATGTTTTAATGGGTTATGGTACCGGTGCAATTATGGCTGTTCCGGCACACGATGAAAGAGACCATCGCTTTGCGAAGCATTTTGGCATTTCCATCAAAGAAGTAATTGAAGGGTCTGAAAACATACAGGAAGAAGCTTTTACCTCCAAAGAAGGAAAAGTCATTAATTCCGATGCAATTAACGGTCTTTCGGTAAAAGAAGCCCAGATTAAAATGATTGGAATGGTGGAACAGATGGGTATCGGACACGGAACCATAAATTACCGCTTGCGAGATGCTGTATTTTCACGTCAAAGATACTGGGGAGAACCTATTCCGGTATATTATAAAAACTCTACCCCTTATACTCTTCCGGAATCTGCATTGCCGCTGGTACTTCCTGAGGTTGAAAAATACCTGCCTACAGAAGACGGCGATCCTCCGTTGGGAAGGGCACAGGTTTGGGCCTGGGATGCGGAAAATGAAAAGGTGGTGAGTATAGATAACATTAACCATACCACGGTATTTCCACTGGATTTAAACACTATGCCGGGATGGGCAGGAAGTTCCTGGTATTATTTACGATACACGGATCCGAACAACGCTTCCCGTCTGGCGGATGACAGCCAGATCGAATACTGGGAAAATGTGGATTTATATATCGGAGGAAGCGAACATGCCACCGGGCATTTGCTATACTCCCGTTTCTGGAATAAATTCTTAAAAGATTACGGCTATGTAAAGAGCGAAGAACCTTTCCAGAAATTAATTAACCAGGGAATGATTTTGGGACAGAGTGCCTATGTGTACAGAATTAACGGTACACAAAATTATATTTCCTGCAATCTGCTAGAAGAAACTCAGGAAGTTACTCCTATACATATAGACGTAAAATTACTTAAAGGAGCCACTGATGAGGTAGACATTGAAAAGCTAAGAGAATGGCGGGATGAATTTAAAGATGCTCAGTTTATTCTTGAAAGCGGTAAATATATCGCTGGCAGACAAATCGATAAAATGTCTAAAAGATGGTACAATGTAATTAATCCTGACGATGTATGTGAAGAATACGGAGCTGATACCCTGAGGATGTATGAAATGTTTTTAGGCCCGCTGGAACAGGCAAAACCCTGGAATACTCAGGGGCTGGTAGGTGTTCATGGTTTTCTGAAAAAATTCTGGAGATTGTATCATTCCGGGGAAAATGAAGCTTTTTCAGCTTCGGATTCAGAGCCTAGCAAAGAGGAATTAAGGGTTCTTCATCAACTAATCAAAAAGGTGGCAGAAGATATTGAGAGTTTTTCATTCAATACTTCGGTGAGTTCCTTTATGATTGCCACCAATGAACTAAGTAAACTGAAAACCGATACAAGGAAAATTCTGGAACCTCTGGCTGTTCTCATATCTCCGTATGCACCGCATATAGCTGAGGAATTATGGGAAAAACTGGGACACTCCGAAAGTATTGAATATGTTTCATTCCCTGAATTTGTTGCCTCACATCTGGTTTCGGACAGTTTTGAATATCCGGTAAGCTTTAACGGAAAAGTACGGTTTAAAATTGAGATGCCGGCCACAGCATCCTCTCAGGAAATTGAAACTGCCGTGATGAATCATGAAAAAACCGCCGGTTATCTGGATGGAAAAAATCCTAAAAAAATTATTGTTGTTCCTAAACGTATTGTGAACATTGTACTTTAG
- a CDS encoding WG repeat-containing protein, giving the protein MKNCCFILFFLFFSSYSFSLDLYEKDKEKKEKKEKKRTHSTGLSIKKQKGKYGVIDEKKQQIIIPFLFDKIEPIHEDGFATMKEKKWTIYDTRGELISSSYSFAHINIPSNVDSDPKILIIGKPYKNSTAVTVFIKNGQDIEIKNYEKILSVNPQYYSVYNNGKTGTLSIEGKETIPVIYKYITYLKSSKGEDTYKAKVTNEYTGIINVYTGEIIVSVEWEDVQILTSHLFKVLRKGKWGIIDREGKEVIPVQYKQVDLLSPRFIRVKNDAELFFVTLDSSSKKQNSDSLAFDALSIAQQNMKYGITDANQTPLTAFRYDYITKTPQQVFIATRNKKYFLLNSEGKEITPEYKSIEYNELTQNFLVQNLKNKWCLVNFQGEQILETKLSDKDKLFEELMDRTYQSSTQKSKRNRVNIGEVFESVLVGIGAFLWVIINAALYLIVSLTELDYM; this is encoded by the coding sequence ATGAAAAACTGCTGCTTTATTTTATTTTTTTTATTCTTCTCTTCTTATTCTTTCTCATTGGACCTTTATGAAAAGGACAAGGAAAAAAAGGAAAAAAAGGAAAAAAAACGTACCCACTCTACTGGTCTTAGTATTAAAAAACAAAAAGGCAAATACGGTGTTATTGATGAAAAGAAACAACAGATCATTATTCCTTTTCTATTTGATAAAATTGAACCCATTCATGAGGATGGCTTTGCCACGATGAAAGAAAAAAAATGGACCATTTATGATACCCGGGGAGAGCTTATTTCCTCTTCCTATTCTTTTGCTCATATTAATATTCCATCAAATGTAGATTCGGATCCTAAAATTTTGATTATAGGGAAACCGTATAAAAATTCAACGGCGGTCACTGTTTTTATAAAAAACGGACAGGATATAGAAATTAAAAACTATGAAAAAATTTTATCCGTTAATCCCCAGTACTACAGTGTTTATAATAACGGGAAAACAGGTACACTTTCCATCGAAGGAAAAGAAACCATTCCCGTAATTTACAAGTATATCACCTATTTGAAATCTTCTAAAGGAGAAGATACTTACAAGGCTAAAGTCACAAATGAATATACCGGAATTATTAATGTATACACCGGCGAAATTATTGTATCGGTGGAATGGGAAGACGTACAAATTTTAACCTCACATCTTTTTAAAGTTTTACGAAAAGGGAAATGGGGCATTATAGATCGGGAAGGAAAAGAAGTGATACCTGTGCAATATAAACAAGTAGACTTATTATCTCCCAGGTTTATCAGAGTAAAGAATGATGCGGAACTATTTTTTGTCACTTTGGATTCTTCATCAAAAAAACAAAATTCTGACTCTCTAGCTTTTGATGCCCTGTCCATCGCTCAACAAAATATGAAATATGGAATTACCGATGCGAATCAAACTCCTTTGACTGCCTTTCGTTATGATTATATAACCAAAACTCCGCAACAGGTATTTATTGCTACCAGAAATAAAAAATATTTTTTGTTAAATTCCGAAGGAAAGGAAATTACTCCTGAATATAAATCCATTGAATACAATGAGCTCACTCAAAATTTTCTGGTTCAGAATCTCAAAAACAAATGGTGTCTGGTGAATTTTCAGGGCGAACAGATACTGGAAACTAAACTATCTGATAAAGATAAATTGTTTGAGGAACTGATGGATAGAACTTATCAATCTTCAACCCAAAAATCCAAGAGAAACCGGGTAAATATCGGTGAAGTATTTGAAAGTGTTCTAGTGGGTATTGGTGCCTTTCTTTGGGTAATAATTAATGCGGCTCTATACCTGATAGTTAGTCTGACAGAATTGGACTATATGTAA
- a CDS encoding trans-sulfuration enzyme family protein: MKLETKIVHISKPDELTGAISTPIYQTSSYAQEAPEVHKGFAYSRTANPTRKVVESAIAELEGGLAGFAFSSGLAATDCVLKLLNQGDEVIAVNDVYGGTYRILTTVYNRFGVTSKFIDTTDAKNVAEAVSSKTRFIWLETPTNPTLKISDIEEIAKIAKSVGALLIVDNTFLSPALQRPIELGADIVVHSGTKYLSGHGDVLSGFVVVNTPELAEELKYIQNTSGGVLSPFDSWLTLRGIQTLSLRLEKHSANAQKVAEYLANHPKVDKIYYPGLKSHKNHEIAAKQQKAFGGMVSFSLKEDTLEAATRVLTQTQIFLLAENLGDVRSLVSHPATMTHKSTPAEIRRETGIQDSLIRLSVGIENADDLIADLEQALNAETICCSKETLENQEK, from the coding sequence ATGAAATTAGAAACAAAAATCGTACACATTTCAAAACCGGATGAATTAACCGGAGCCATTTCTACTCCTATTTATCAAACTTCATCCTATGCGCAGGAAGCCCCGGAAGTGCATAAGGGATTTGCCTATTCAAGAACTGCCAATCCAACCCGTAAGGTGGTAGAATCAGCAATAGCCGAACTGGAGGGCGGACTGGCCGGTTTTGCATTTTCTTCGGGTCTTGCAGCCACGGACTGCGTATTAAAATTATTGAACCAGGGGGATGAAGTAATTGCCGTAAATGATGTGTATGGCGGTACGTATCGTATCTTAACCACCGTGTATAATCGTTTTGGTGTTACTTCCAAATTTATAGATACAACCGATGCTAAGAATGTAGCGGAAGCCGTTTCTTCAAAAACCCGATTCATATGGCTGGAAACACCGACCAATCCTACACTTAAAATTTCCGATATTGAAGAAATAGCCAAAATAGCTAAAAGTGTGGGTGCCCTGCTGATCGTTGACAATACTTTCCTGTCTCCGGCTTTACAACGCCCGATTGAACTGGGAGCAGATATTGTAGTACACAGCGGAACCAAATACCTGTCCGGCCATGGAGATGTACTTTCGGGATTTGTAGTGGTAAATACTCCGGAACTGGCCGAAGAGCTTAAATATATTCAAAATACGTCTGGGGGGGTTTTATCACCATTTGACAGCTGGTTAACCTTACGGGGTATCCAGACTTTGTCCTTACGACTGGAAAAACATTCTGCAAATGCTCAAAAAGTAGCGGAATATCTGGCTAACCACCCAAAAGTGGATAAAATATACTATCCGGGATTAAAATCTCATAAAAATCACGAAATTGCAGCTAAACAGCAAAAAGCTTTCGGAGGAATGGTTTCCTTTAGCCTTAAAGAGGATACTCTGGAAGCCGCCACCCGTGTTCTTACCCAGACCCAAATCTTCCTGCTGGCAGAAAACCTGGGAGATGTCAGAAGTCTGGTTAGTCATCCGGCTACTATGACTCATAAATCCACTCCTGCCGAAATACGCAGAGAAACCGGAATACAGGATTCACTCATCCGCCTTTCCGTTGGAATTGAAAATGCGGATGATTTGATTGCTGATCTGGAACAGGCATTAAATGCTGAAACTATATGTTGTAGCAAGGAAACATTAGAAAATCAAGAAAAATAA
- a CDS encoding homoserine dehydrogenase, giving the protein MTKNKLKLGIFGFGCVGTGLYKVLEEAGSVEANIKKICIKHADKPRPIDKKYFTTDKDELLKDPEINVIVELIDDADAAFEIVSEAMKNGKSVVSANKKMIAERLPELLDLEKKYQVSFLYEASVCASIPIIRNLEEYYDNDLLTSVSGIFNGSTNFILTKMIDENISYPIVLKEAQEKGFAETDPTLDVEGIDPKYKLCIILFHAFGLITRPEDIFNFGISRINDFDLRFAQQRNFAIKLIAKCNKNGNEITGFCAPTFIEKEDPLAHVKYEYNGVVLESAFSENQLMIGKGAGDKPTGSAVLSDISALTYDYKYENKKYSHVDKNLKLVNHGEYKVYVRYSDEFPAFDDFISIEEKYISPNGNYFIGRISLDKLANSSWIKNKDINVIFSC; this is encoded by the coding sequence ATGACTAAAAATAAACTTAAACTGGGAATTTTCGGTTTCGGATGTGTTGGAACCGGTTTATATAAGGTGTTGGAAGAAGCCGGAAGTGTGGAAGCCAATATTAAAAAGATTTGTATTAAACATGCAGATAAACCCCGCCCGATTGACAAAAAATATTTTACTACCGACAAGGATGAACTTTTAAAAGATCCGGAAATCAATGTAATTGTGGAACTTATTGATGATGCGGATGCTGCATTTGAAATCGTTTCTGAAGCAATGAAAAACGGAAAATCGGTAGTTTCCGCTAATAAAAAAATGATTGCCGAACGTCTTCCGGAATTGCTTGACCTGGAAAAAAAATACCAGGTATCTTTCCTTTATGAAGCCTCGGTATGTGCCAGTATTCCCATCATCCGTAATTTAGAAGAATACTACGATAACGATTTGCTTACTTCGGTTTCGGGCATTTTTAACGGTTCTACCAATTTTATCCTGACCAAAATGATTGATGAGAATATCTCGTACCCCATCGTTTTGAAAGAAGCTCAGGAAAAAGGGTTTGCCGAAACAGATCCGACTCTGGATGTGGAAGGTATCGATCCTAAATACAAACTTTGCATTATTCTTTTCCATGCTTTTGGCTTGATTACGCGTCCTGAGGATATTTTTAATTTCGGTATTTCCCGTATTAACGATTTTGATTTAAGGTTTGCCCAGCAACGTAATTTTGCAATTAAACTGATAGCAAAGTGCAATAAAAACGGAAATGAAATTACCGGTTTCTGTGCTCCTACTTTTATTGAAAAGGAAGATCCGCTGGCTCATGTGAAATATGAATACAACGGTGTGGTGCTGGAAAGTGCTTTTTCGGAAAACCAACTGATGATAGGTAAAGGTGCGGGTGATAAACCGACCGGTAGCGCTGTATTATCGGATATTTCCGCTTTAACTTATGATTATAAATATGAAAATAAAAAATACTCACATGTTGATAAAAACCTGAAACTGGTGAATCATGGCGAGTATAAGGTGTATGTACGTTACTCGGATGAGTTTCCAGCTTTTGATGACTTTATTTCCATAGAGGAGAAATATATCAGCCCTAATGGTAATTACTTTATCGGTAGAATCAGCTTGGATAAACTGGCAAATTCATCATGGATTAAAAATAAAGATATTAACGTTATCTTTTCGTGTTAA
- the msrA gene encoding peptide-methionine (S)-S-oxide reductase MsrA, whose product MENNTNIKKAYFASGCFWGTEYYFMKAKGVVHTTVGFMGGHVDHPTYEQVCQKDTGHLETTEVEYNTEETSYEDLVKLFFETHDFTQTDGQGPDIGPQYLSCIFYSDEGEKNIALRYMEILQSKGYKVATMLKPAYIFWKAEDYHQQYYEHKGSTPYCHAYKQIFD is encoded by the coding sequence ATGGAAAACAATACAAATATAAAAAAAGCCTATTTTGCTTCGGGCTGTTTTTGGGGTACCGAATATTACTTTATGAAAGCTAAAGGTGTAGTACATACTACTGTCGGATTTATGGGAGGTCATGTAGATCATCCTACCTACGAACAGGTATGTCAAAAAGATACCGGGCATCTGGAAACAACGGAAGTGGAATACAATACAGAAGAAACCAGTTATGAAGATTTGGTGAAATTATTTTTTGAAACTCACGACTTTACCCAGACGGATGGGCAGGGTCCGGATATAGGACCTCAGTACCTTTCCTGTATTTTTTATTCTGATGAAGGAGAAAAGAACATAGCTTTACGGTATATGGAGATATTGCAGTCTAAAGGATACAAAGTCGCCACTATGCTAAAACCGGCCTATATCTTCTGGAAGGCAGAAGACTATCATCAGCAGTACTACGAACACAAAGGTTCAACACCTTATTGTCACGCTTACAAGCAGATTTTCGATTAA
- a CDS encoding cysteine peptidase family C39 domain-containing protein has protein sequence MEYIPKAIENLGLDINTTSGKVSYEQLKTGLENGNSAVVSVNDGQGAHSVIIDRIENGQVTVRDPLPIGEGSSYTIPTSEFETAWGRFNGQGKVVIITNK, from the coding sequence ATGGAATATATACCAAAAGCTATTGAAAATTTAGGTTTAGATATTAATACTACATCTGGTAAAGTATCATATGAACAGTTAAAAACAGGTCTAGAAAATGGAAATTCAGCTGTAGTTAGTGTAAATGATGGACAAGGTGCACATTCAGTTATTATTGATAGAATTGAAAATGGACAAGTAACTGTTAGAGATCCTTTACCAATAGGTGAGGGTTCAAGTTATACTATTCCTACATCTGAATTTGAGACTGCATGGGGGCGTTTTAATGGACAAGGTAAAGTAGTAATTATAACAAATAAATAA
- a CDS encoding type VI secretion system Vgr family protein — MSQMDKNSFQTPQASELAKNAADAGGVTDKVNQKLTEATAPLSEAAQQAQEAYSQAQSAASEIQQGLSTLSQKYSDIPDSELFKPLNNFTVTPPEVLEKELREEASKYYAKYGGDIASQLQNSHIVYATIQIGGQDVLKDSHFTLDIHQRMADHDEFMISCYAEAFGDKNAYPMTNSRNLLGKKCTLQFKQFGQSAYVFTGIITEISNKKVDGHNKLFIKGHAPTILLENGQDCESFEEQGLEAIIRKATGEYPQDLVAWDLRPNLKDPLKYTVQYRESDWNFVKRLAVRYGEWLYYNGQKIVFGGSGGKTEELVEEQDIYSYELSMRLVPQKFTYVGYDAKQAKNHTVNSDSVPITHQLVNPFQQHAIKASEEVYSKVPLSLYNQSLLEKGEPELKEAVKRQKLSRQNVFFLEARTNNPNLRLGDIVKMKAWMPGHEIFKNGEVPLESYKVIEISHHQDITEGYYNQLIGVPMDNEVPAYMDENAIPECEEQSAIVMDNNDPDGMSRIRVQFAWQKPFNGMTPWIRSITPYAGSGKGMHVVPEIGEEVIVSFENGNAEKPVSLGAMFNGKGKSGHGGAGNYIKGLQTPTGNKLQFNDKEGSALLSDQPGSVSMKFDGGGNSSIGAAATQAITVGAKEGSPDGEAKLLMDNAGNITLKANTNITLEVGSNKISINKDGTITINGDKILSTAKTGFGVNGGEAVLIASKANHITGGPTKLDGGDVFVN; from the coding sequence ATGAGTCAGATGGACAAAAACTCCTTCCAGACTCCCCAGGCATCCGAATTGGCCAAAAATGCAGCCGATGCCGGCGGAGTCACCGATAAGGTAAACCAGAAACTTACCGAAGCCACCGCTCCTTTATCCGAAGCCGCCCAACAAGCCCAAGAGGCTTATTCCCAAGCCCAATCCGCCGCTTCGGAAATACAGCAGGGACTTTCCACCCTTAGCCAGAAATATTCCGATATACCCGATAGTGAACTATTCAAACCCTTAAATAACTTTACGGTCACTCCTCCCGAGGTCCTGGAAAAAGAACTCAGAGAAGAGGCCAGTAAATACTATGCCAAATACGGAGGAGACATAGCCTCCCAGCTGCAGAACTCCCATATCGTGTATGCAACGATCCAGATAGGCGGGCAGGATGTACTGAAAGACAGCCATTTTACCCTGGATATCCATCAGCGCATGGCCGACCATGATGAATTTATGATCAGCTGCTATGCCGAAGCCTTCGGAGATAAGAATGCCTACCCGATGACTAATTCACGAAACCTGCTGGGGAAAAAATGTACCCTTCAATTCAAGCAGTTCGGACAGTCAGCCTATGTCTTTACCGGAATCATCACCGAAATATCCAATAAAAAAGTAGACGGTCATAACAAGCTTTTTATTAAAGGTCATGCCCCCACCATCCTGCTGGAAAACGGACAGGACTGTGAGAGTTTTGAAGAGCAAGGACTAGAGGCCATTATCCGTAAAGCCACCGGAGAATACCCGCAGGATTTGGTAGCCTGGGACTTACGCCCTAACCTGAAAGACCCGTTAAAATATACCGTACAATACCGCGAGAGTGACTGGAACTTTGTCAAAAGATTAGCGGTACGCTATGGAGAATGGCTGTATTACAACGGACAAAAAATCGTTTTTGGAGGCAGTGGAGGAAAGACCGAAGAACTGGTGGAAGAACAGGATATTTACAGCTATGAGCTGAGTATGCGACTGGTACCCCAGAAGTTTACCTATGTAGGTTACGATGCCAAACAGGCAAAAAACCATACGGTAAACTCGGACAGTGTGCCCATTACCCACCAGCTGGTGAATCCTTTCCAGCAGCATGCCATCAAAGCCTCCGAAGAGGTCTATTCCAAGGTGCCTTTGTCCCTGTATAACCAGTCCTTATTAGAAAAAGGAGAGCCGGAACTCAAAGAGGCGGTAAAAAGACAGAAGCTGAGCCGCCAGAATGTATTCTTTCTGGAAGCCAGGACCAATAACCCGAACCTGAGACTGGGGGATATTGTGAAGATGAAAGCCTGGATGCCGGGACATGAGATATTTAAAAACGGGGAAGTTCCGTTGGAATCGTATAAAGTCATAGAAATCAGCCACCATCAGGACATTACCGAAGGATATTACAACCAGCTGATAGGCGTACCGATGGACAATGAAGTGCCGGCCTACATGGATGAAAATGCCATACCTGAGTGCGAAGAACAATCGGCCATAGTGATGGATAACAACGATCCGGACGGAATGAGCCGTATACGGGTACAGTTTGCCTGGCAGAAGCCCTTTAACGGAATGACTCCGTGGATACGTTCCATTACCCCCTATGCAGGCTCAGGCAAAGGAATGCATGTAGTACCCGAGATAGGAGAAGAAGTCATTGTAAGCTTTGAGAATGGGAATGCAGAGAAACCCGTAAGCCTGGGAGCTATGTTCAACGGAAAAGGAAAGAGTGGACATGGAGGCGCAGGGAACTATATAAAAGGACTACAAACACCTACAGGAAATAAGCTACAGTTTAACGATAAAGAAGGAAGTGCTTTGCTTTCGGATCAGCCCGGTTCTGTAAGTATGAAGTTTGATGGTGGAGGGAACTCCTCTATAGGAGCTGCTGCTACGCAAGCTATTACCGTAGGTGCTAAAGAAGGAAGCCCAGATGGAGAAGCTAAATTATTAATGGATAATGCCGGAAATATTACCTTGAAAGCGAATACCAATATTACTTTAGAAGTGGGTAGTAATAAAATTTCAATTAATAAAGACGGAACTATAACAATTAATGGAGATAAAATTCTTTCAACCGCCAAAACCGGATTTGGGGTTAACGGAGGAGAAGCCGTTTTAATTGCTTCCAAAGCCAATCATATTACCGGGGGGCCTACTAAATTGGACGGAGGAGATGTATTTGTTAATTAA
- a CDS encoding 5-methyltetrahydropteroyltriglutamate--homocysteine S-methyltransferase, translating into MTDKAHHLPKCDTVGSFLRPQRLKEAREQLAQGKISPEELRALEDEEILKIINKQKELGFTHISDGEFRRSYWHLDFFWGFEGVEHHHIGQGYLFQGEETRDDSARLTGKIRFTPEHPFLHEFRFLKQAAGEGYQARQSIPAPAQFLAELLRGKNEERVTLFYPQREELYQDISRAYREAILAFYELGCRDLKLDDCTWGMLCDQNFWSTMAGSNYNVDDLKQIYLQVNNEAIKDLPSDLEISTHVCRGNYHSTWAASGGYAAVADHLFAGENVNTFFLEFDDERSGGFEPLQYVPEDKKVVLGLVTSKRPQLENKEEIIERINEAGKYVDLSRLSLSPQCGFASTEEGNCLTEEEQWQKLKLIQDISREVWGS; encoded by the coding sequence ATGACAGATAAAGCTCATCATTTGCCCAAATGTGATACGGTAGGAAGTTTTTTACGTCCGCAACGATTAAAAGAGGCTAGAGAACAGTTAGCCCAGGGAAAAATCAGTCCGGAAGAACTTCGGGCTCTGGAGGATGAAGAAATCCTGAAAATTATTAATAAACAAAAAGAACTCGGTTTTACCCATATCAGTGATGGAGAATTCAGAAGGAGTTATTGGCATTTGGATTTTTTCTGGGGATTTGAAGGAGTAGAGCATCATCATATAGGACAGGGATATCTTTTTCAGGGAGAAGAAACCCGTGATGATTCGGCCCGCCTTACCGGCAAAATTCGTTTTACACCGGAACATCCTTTCCTTCATGAATTCCGTTTTTTAAAACAAGCAGCAGGAGAAGGGTATCAGGCCAGACAAAGTATTCCGGCACCGGCACAATTTCTTGCAGAACTTTTACGGGGAAAAAATGAAGAAAGGGTTACTCTGTTCTATCCTCAACGCGAAGAATTATACCAGGATATTTCCCGTGCATACAGAGAGGCTATTTTAGCTTTTTACGAATTGGGTTGCAGGGACTTAAAATTAGATGACTGTACCTGGGGTATGTTGTGCGATCAGAATTTCTGGTCTACCATGGCAGGAAGCAACTACAATGTAGACGATCTTAAACAAATATATTTACAGGTAAATAATGAAGCTATAAAAGATTTGCCTTCTGATTTGGAAATATCCACCCATGTATGCCGGGGTAATTACCATTCCACCTGGGCTGCTTCCGGAGGATATGCAGCGGTTGCCGATCATCTCTTTGCAGGCGAAAATGTAAATACTTTTTTCCTGGAATTTGACGATGAACGTTCCGGAGGTTTTGAGCCTTTACAATATGTTCCTGAAGATAAAAAAGTTGTTTTAGGATTAGTTACCAGTAAAAGACCTCAATTAGAAAATAAAGAAGAAATTATTGAAAGAATAAATGAAGCCGGTAAATATGTGGATTTAAGCCGTCTAAGCCTGAGTCCGCAGTGTGGATTTGCTTCAACGGAAGAAGGAAATTGCCTGACCGAAGAAGAACAATGGCAAAAACTGAAACTCATACAAGATATTTCCCGTGAAGTCTGGGGAAGTTAA